The sequence GAAGCGCCTGAGAGAGGGGTGCTCCACCGCCTTGCCGCAGGGCCGGTACTGGGCCATGACATTCACATAGGTGTTGGGGGAGATCTCCTTGGCCAGAAACTCCATGCACTCCTTGGTGCCCGCCAGATTGTCCGGGAGTACCAGATGCCGCACCAACAATCCCCGCCGGGCAATCCCCTCCTCGTCCATCACCAGATCCCCCACCTGGCGGTGCATCTCCTTTAAGGCCGCCTTGGCCACCTCGGGATAATCCTTGGCAATGCAGAGCTCCGCCGCCACTTTGGGGTCCCAGAACTTGAAATCCGGCATGTAAATGTCAATCACCCCGTCCAATATCTGCAACGTCTCCACCGCATCATAACCCCCGGTGTTATACACCAAAGGCACATTCAATCCCGCCTCAATGGCCTTGGGCAAAGCCGCCAGGATCTGATAGACCTGATGCGACGGCGTCACAAAATTGATGTTGTGGCAGCCTTTTTTCTGCAAAAACACCATGATGGCCGCCAGATCGTCAACGGTGATCTCCTCCCCCTCCCCCCCATGACTGATGTCCCAGTTCTGGCAGAAAATGCAATACAGATTGCAATGCGTGAAAAAAATGGTGCCGGACCCCCGGCGCCCCACCAAGGGATCCTCCTCCCCGAAATGCGGCCCATACGAGGCCACAATGGGCAGGTCCCCGGTGCGACACAACCCCAGCTCCCCATGATGCCGGTCCACCAGACAACGATGCGGACACAACGTGCACTGATTTAAAATGTCATACGCCGCGGCAATCTTCTTCTCCAATTCGCCCCGACGATACGTCTCCACATACACCGGCTCCCACATGACTATCTCCTCGGATGAGGTGGGGGAGGGGGCCAGGGGTCAGTGGACCCCTGCCCCCTCCCCCACGCCCCCGCCCCCAACCCCATAAAGGGGGTTGGGGTGGGGAGCGTGAGGGGAGGGCGGGGGAGCGGCGCTCCCCCGGCCCTCCCCTCACATTTCTATCCCTCCCGAACCTCTGCCCGGAAGGGGGTGAGGAGGTGGCGGGGCAGGTCGGCGATGAAGCGGGAGGGGGGGTTAAAGGTCATGCCCATGCTTTTAGTATAGCTGAGGGTGGGGAAAATGATAGTGAGGAGGTTTTTGGCTCGGGTAGCGGCCACGTACATGAGGCGGCGTTCCTCTTCTTCCTCCTCCAGGTTGTCCAGGGCGTAGTAGGCCGGGAAGCGGCCGTCGGCGGCCCAGATGATGAAGACGGCGTCCCATTCCAGGCCTTTGGCGGAGTGGATGGTGGAGAGGGTAAGGTAGTCGTGGGTGGGTTCGGTGACGTCCGCCAGGCTGCTGGGGGGGTCCAAGGTCAGGTCGTTTAGGAAGGCGTTCAGTTCCTGGTAGCGGGCGGTGATGGTGACCAGGTGTTCCAGGTCCCGGAGGCGTTTGGGGAAGTCGTCGTAGCGGCTGCGGAGCAAAGGCTCGTAGTGGCCCAGGGCCAGGTTGAGGCGGGAGATGAGGGTCTGGCCCGGGTTTTTGAGGGATTCCAGGGCGGCGGCCAGCTCTTTGAGGGCGGGCTGTTTGCGGCCTTTGAGCCAGGTGAGGGCATCCTCCAGGGTGGCGTCGGGCCTCAGGCGGTCGGTGAATTTGGCCGCGGTCTGGCGGCCGATGCCGGGCAGGAGCAGCAGCAGGCGGTTCCAGCTCAGTTTGTCCCGGGGGTTGGCCACCACCCGGAGGTAGGCCAGCAGGTCCTTGATGTGGGCGCTTTCCATGAATTTGAAGCCGCCGAATTTCATGAAAGGGATGCCGGCCCGGACCAGCTCGATTTCCAGGTCGAAGGAGTGGAAGGCGGCCCGGAAGAGCACCGCCATGCGGCGCAAGGGGAGGCCCTGGCGTTTGAGCTCCTGGACCCTGGCCACCACCAGGCGGGACTGCTCGTTTTCGCTGCCGGTCTGGAAGAGAACCGGCCGGGTGCCCTCCTTGCAGCGGGAGAAGAGGCATTTGGTGTATTTCTCCCGGGCGCCGGCGATGATGGCGTTGGCCACATCCAAAATGGGCTGAGTGGAGCGGTAATTCTCTTCCAGCTTGATGATGCGGGTGCCGGGGAAGAGTCGGGGAAAATCCATGATGTTGCGGAAATCGGCGCCCCGAAAGGAATAAATGGACTGGCAATCGTCGCCCACCGCCATGACGTTGGCGTGGGTATAGGCTAAAAGCCGCACCAGCTCGGCCTGGAGGCGGTTGGTGTCCTGGTATTCGTCCACCATGATGAAGCGGTAGCGCTCCGAAAGCTGGCGGCGCACCGGTTCGTGCTCGGCCAGCAGGCGGCGGCCGTGGAGGAGCAGGTCGTCATAGTCCATGAGGCCCAACCGGGCCTTTTCCTGGTGGTAGGCCACCGCCAGGCGTTCCAGGTGGGTAAGCTGGTCCAGGAACTGGGGGTAGTCCCGGGCCAGGAGGCCTTCCAGGGTGAGGTTCTTGTTGGCCAGGCCACTGATGATCTCCGCCAGGGTCTCCTTGCGGGGGAAGGGGCTGCCCGCGGGTTTGAGGCCCAGTTGCTCCTTGAGGAGGGAGAGGAGATGCTCCTGGTCGGCGCGGTCCATGACCGTGAAGCCCTCGGGGTAGCCCAAAAGGCCGCCGTAGCGCCGGAGCCAGTGGTAGCACACCGAGTGGAAGGTGCCGCCCATGACCTGGGTGAGGGGGCGCTGCAGAAGGTCTGCGGCGCGGGAGAGCATCTCCCGGGCGGCCTTGCGGGTGAAAGTGAGGAGCAGGATCTCGCCCGGGTCCACCCCCTGATCCACCAGATAGGCCAGGCGGTAGACCAGGGTGCGGGTCTTGCCGCTGCCGGCGCCGGCGATGACCAGAACCGGCCCCTCCAGGGTGGTGACGGCCTGATACTGGGCCGGATTGAGCTCCCGGCGGTAGTCAATCCGCCGAGGTGCCGTATGGTGAGGGTGCGAAACGGTGGGCTGGGCCATGAGGAGTCGGTTTTTGATTGATTATAACCCGAACCGGGGGACGGGGGAATGTTCCCGTGAAGGTGAGGCAGGACCGGCGGCTTTCAGGAGGTGGAGCCGGCCGGGGCCGAGGCGGGGGTGGCGGAGGAATTCTCCCTCTTTTCCTCGCTCTCGGCAGCGCTTACCGTGGCCGCGGGCAGGGTGAAGAAGAAGGTGGCGCCGCAGCCGGGCTGGGACTCCACCCAGATACGGCCGCCGTGGCGTTCGATGATCTTTTTGCAGATGGCCAGGCCGATGCCGGTCCCGGGATACTCCTGCCGGGAGTGCAGCCGTTCAAACATGAGGAAGATGCGGTCGAAGTGCTTGGGATCGATGCCGATGCCCTGATCCTGCACATAGATTTCCCACTTGCCGTTCACCGGCCGAGCGCCCAGGTGGATGCGGGGCGGTTTGTCGCCGCAGAACTTCAGGGCATTGCCGATGAGGTTCTGGAAGACCCGGGTGAGCTGGGCCGGGTCGGCCAGCACCGTGGGCAGAGGGTCCCGGGTGATCACGGCCTGCTTGGCCTGGATGATGAGGCTCAAGTCCTGGAGCACCCGGTCCACCAGGGGGTCCAGGGCCACGGGGACAAAGTCCTTCCCCCGACTGGTGACCCGGGAGTAATCCAGCAGGTCCCGGATCATCTGCTCCATGCGGGTGATGCTGTTCAAGGCGTTGTCGATGAACTCCTGGGCCTTGGGGTCCAGGTCGTTTTTGTAGCGCCGGGCCAGGAGCTGCAGGAAACCGGCGGCCACATGCAGGGGCTCCTGGAGGTCATGGGAAACGAGGTAGGCGAACTGCTCCAGCTCGGCGTTGGAGCGGGCCAGCTCCTGGGCCTTGAGGGCCAGAAGGTCCTGGGTGCGGCGGTGTTCGGCGATCTCTTTCCGAAGCTGCTCGTTGGCCTGGGCCAGCTCCCGGGTGCGCTCCCGCACCCTTTCCTCCAGCTCGGCATAGGCCCGCTGCAGGGCCTCCTGGGCCCGCTTGCGCTCGGTAATGTCCTCGATGGCCAAAAGGATCATGTCCGGGCGGCCCGCCCGCCCGGGGAGCAGCCGGGCGTTGAGGAGCATGGTCTTGACCCCGATGTAGGGGAAATCATGCTCCACCTCGAAGTCTTCAAAGACGCTACGCTCCGGGATGATTTTTTCCAGAAGCTCCCTCAGGCGGGGGATATCCCACTGCCGGTTCCCCAGGTCATACAGGAAGCGGCCTTCGGTCTCCTGGGGGGTCACCTGGAAGGTGCGGTAAAAGGAGGGGTTTGCCGCCACCACCTTGAGCTCGCCGTCCAGGACCACCAAAGGTTCCCGCACCGTCTCCACGATGCTCTCCATGAAGGCCAGGGCCTCCCGCAGGGCCTGCTCCGTCACGGGGCCGGTTTTGACGGACCCGGCCGCGTCCCCTGGGCTATCCTGGGAAGGGAATGGCTTCGGGGCTTCAGGGTGCAGAGATTTGCTGGAGTCCGTCATAGAGGGTCAGCGAACATCTTCGCCAGAGCACGGAAGAGGGCTTTTGAGGCCGCCTTTATGGGGCCAGCCCGGCTAACTTCTTTCTATGTTGGAAAATTTCCTGGCGAAATTCCATCTTCATATTAATCCCGCTCCCTGACATGTCAATGGGAGAGGGTCGGGCGGCGGCCAAGGGAGGGAAAAATCCTTGCCTTTTCCCTTCCCAAGTAATATAAAGACTTGCGGATGGGGCATGAAGCCCCACGGTGAAAAGCGCGGTTTGACACACTCAGGCCATGAAGGCTTGCCGCTCCCGGCAGGGGTGCGGGCCTTCAGGGCCTTTTTTATTGCCGGGCGCCGCGGGCTCCCAGGCGGCAGGAGGAAGGGAAGGGCATGCATATCTCGGAAGGGGTGCTGTCGCCGGCGGTGTTGGCCGGGGGCGCGGCCCTGGCGGCCGCCGGCACGGCCATCGGCCTCAGAAAACTGGACTATGAGGCCATCCCCCGGGTGGCGCTTTTGTCCGCCGCCTTCTTTGTGGCCACCCTCATTCACGTGCCGGTGGGGCCGGTGGGGCTGCACCTGGTCTTAAATGGCCTCATGGGGCTGCTCCTCGGCTGGCCGGCCTTTCCCGCCATCCTCATCGCCCTGTTTTTGCAGGCCCTCCTCTTTCAGTTCGGCGGCCTCACGGTCCTGGGGGTGAACACCGTCACCATGGCGGTGCCGGCGGTCGTCTGCTTCTACCTTTACCGTCCCCTGCTCCGGCGCGGGGGGAGGGTGGCCCTGGCGGCCGCCGCGGCCTGCGGGGCCACCGCCATTCTGTTGAGCGGTCTCCTGGTGGCGGTGGCCCTCCTGTTCACCGGGGAGGGGTTCCTCCGGGTGGCCCAACTGGTGGCCCTGGCGCATCTGCCGGTGATGGCGGCGGAGGGGGTCATCA is a genomic window of Desulfobaccales bacterium containing:
- a CDS encoding radical SAM protein; amino-acid sequence: MWEPVYVETYRRGELEKKIAAAYDILNQCTLCPHRCLVDRHHGELGLCRTGDLPIVASYGPHFGEEDPLVGRRGSGTIFFTHCNLYCIFCQNWDISHGGEGEEITVDDLAAIMVFLQKKGCHNINFVTPSHQVYQILAALPKAIEAGLNVPLVYNTGGYDAVETLQILDGVIDIYMPDFKFWDPKVAAELCIAKDYPEVAKAALKEMHRQVGDLVMDEEGIARRGLLVRHLVLPDNLAGTKECMEFLAKEISPNTYVNVMAQYRPCGKAVEHPSLRRFPTDLELREAERAARAAGLTRLDRRERLFRWLEL
- a CDS encoding ATP-dependent helicase, encoding MAQPTVSHPHHTAPRRIDYRRELNPAQYQAVTTLEGPVLVIAGAGSGKTRTLVYRLAYLVDQGVDPGEILLLTFTRKAAREMLSRAADLLQRPLTQVMGGTFHSVCYHWLRRYGGLLGYPEGFTVMDRADQEHLLSLLKEQLGLKPAGSPFPRKETLAEIISGLANKNLTLEGLLARDYPQFLDQLTHLERLAVAYHQEKARLGLMDYDDLLLHGRRLLAEHEPVRRQLSERYRFIMVDEYQDTNRLQAELVRLLAYTHANVMAVGDDCQSIYSFRGADFRNIMDFPRLFPGTRIIKLEENYRSTQPILDVANAIIAGAREKYTKCLFSRCKEGTRPVLFQTGSENEQSRLVVARVQELKRQGLPLRRMAVLFRAAFHSFDLEIELVRAGIPFMKFGGFKFMESAHIKDLLAYLRVVANPRDKLSWNRLLLLLPGIGRQTAAKFTDRLRPDATLEDALTWLKGRKQPALKELAAALESLKNPGQTLISRLNLALGHYEPLLRSRYDDFPKRLRDLEHLVTITARYQELNAFLNDLTLDPPSSLADVTEPTHDYLTLSTIHSAKGLEWDAVFIIWAADGRFPAYYALDNLEEEEEERRLMYVAATRAKNLLTIIFPTLSYTKSMGMTFNPPSRFIADLPRHLLTPFRAEVREG
- a CDS encoding ATP-binding protein yields the protein MTEQALREALAFMESIVETVREPLVVLDGELKVVAANPSFYRTFQVTPQETEGRFLYDLGNRQWDIPRLRELLEKIIPERSVFEDFEVEHDFPYIGVKTMLLNARLLPGRAGRPDMILLAIEDITERKRAQEALQRAYAELEERVRERTRELAQANEQLRKEIAEHRRTQDLLALKAQELARSNAELEQFAYLVSHDLQEPLHVAAGFLQLLARRYKNDLDPKAQEFIDNALNSITRMEQMIRDLLDYSRVTSRGKDFVPVALDPLVDRVLQDLSLIIQAKQAVITRDPLPTVLADPAQLTRVFQNLIGNALKFCGDKPPRIHLGARPVNGKWEIYVQDQGIGIDPKHFDRIFLMFERLHSRQEYPGTGIGLAICKKIIERHGGRIWVESQPGCGATFFFTLPAATVSAAESEEKRENSSATPASAPAGSTS
- the cbiM gene encoding cobalt transporter CbiM, with product MHISEGVLSPAVLAGGAALAAAGTAIGLRKLDYEAIPRVALLSAAFFVATLIHVPVGPVGLHLVLNGLMGLLLGWPAFPAILIALFLQALLFQFGGLTVLGVNTVTMAVPAVVCFYLYRPLLRRGGRVALAAAAACGATAILLSGLLVAVALLFTGEGFLRVAQLVALAHLPVMAAEGVITLFVFLFLKKVRPEMLEGIYGPVS